In one Rhodococcus sp. B50 genomic region, the following are encoded:
- a CDS encoding hydantoinase B/oxoprolinase family protein, with amino-acid sequence MTATLEPAAATTRKPFRLTDASGTAPDPVLVEIVAGYLASVEMEVETSISRTSRSPMIRDAHDFRAGIHDRNLRKLTGRSYSALVHPVARDFPLETMKPGDVFFHNDVYLSEGGIGHLPDLCVTVPVFATRPGDTEPSVVAFVQAFGHHDDIGGCCPGSMPSGATTVYEEGLMVPPIKLWDQGVPNEAALRIMTRNSRMPDSLAADLDAECSACLMGARRLSELFERYGVETVEACFDAILDATTETYRREILSKIHVGTYTWEDYAEHDGVDEPMLHVQRITLTKTSPEDEGGERLILDFNGTGPQAKGPINHCGDYADGNFLIKWLAPILRNLADTPDRMAELDVNEGVVPLIEMKFPEPGTLITPIFPAPTNARTFVILRLLGVLSGVVAKAVDGNMPADQETIRYTGVYGEDFEGHSYLMREVLGGGSGGRHYADGEDTIHVVPDSRNLPTEFTESRFPFIVEKLGLAIDSGGAGRYRGGLGYEKHIRMLKDANFMSIADRSILACWGVKGGKAGKPFSVTLDPGGPNEREFDALTDAEPIKAGETVRIRTTGGGGWGDPLDRPIDEVVRDVLWRKVSVDGAREDYGVVLKDTSADEPVADVEATEALRAQLRAERGDEEPFFDRGPGYARLSGGAEFAEYDFIGN; translated from the coding sequence ATGACTGCGACTCTCGAACCCGCCGCGGCCACGACCCGCAAGCCCTTCCGGCTGACCGACGCTTCGGGCACCGCTCCCGATCCGGTGCTGGTCGAGATCGTCGCCGGCTACCTCGCCAGTGTCGAGATGGAGGTGGAGACCTCCATCTCCAGGACTTCACGCTCGCCGATGATCCGCGACGCCCACGATTTCCGTGCCGGCATCCACGATCGCAATCTGCGCAAGCTCACCGGTCGTTCGTACTCGGCGCTCGTGCATCCGGTGGCCCGGGACTTTCCGCTCGAGACGATGAAGCCCGGCGACGTCTTCTTCCACAACGACGTCTACCTCTCCGAAGGCGGCATCGGTCACCTGCCCGACCTGTGCGTCACCGTCCCGGTCTTCGCGACCCGCCCCGGCGACACCGAGCCTTCGGTGGTCGCGTTCGTGCAGGCCTTCGGCCACCACGACGACATCGGCGGGTGCTGCCCCGGTTCCATGCCCTCGGGTGCGACCACCGTGTACGAGGAGGGACTGATGGTCCCGCCGATCAAGCTGTGGGACCAGGGTGTTCCGAACGAGGCGGCACTGCGGATCATGACCCGCAACTCGCGCATGCCCGACTCGCTCGCCGCCGACCTCGACGCCGAATGCTCGGCGTGCCTCATGGGTGCGCGCCGGTTGTCGGAGTTGTTCGAGCGCTACGGTGTCGAGACCGTCGAAGCCTGCTTCGACGCGATCCTCGACGCGACCACCGAGACGTACCGCCGCGAGATCCTCAGCAAGATCCATGTGGGCACGTACACCTGGGAGGACTACGCCGAGCACGACGGTGTGGACGAGCCGATGCTTCACGTGCAGCGCATCACGCTCACCAAGACCTCCCCGGAGGACGAGGGCGGCGAGCGCCTGATCCTGGACTTCAACGGCACCGGTCCGCAGGCGAAGGGCCCGATCAACCACTGCGGTGACTACGCCGACGGCAACTTCCTCATCAAGTGGCTGGCGCCGATCCTCCGCAATCTGGCCGACACCCCCGACCGCATGGCGGAGCTGGACGTCAATGAAGGTGTCGTGCCGCTGATCGAGATGAAGTTCCCGGAGCCGGGCACACTCATCACGCCGATCTTCCCCGCTCCCACCAACGCTCGGACGTTCGTGATCCTGCGTCTGCTCGGTGTGCTCTCCGGCGTGGTCGCCAAGGCGGTCGACGGCAACATGCCCGCTGACCAGGAGACCATCCGCTACACCGGTGTGTACGGTGAGGACTTCGAGGGCCACTCGTACCTCATGCGTGAGGTGCTCGGCGGCGGTTCCGGTGGCCGGCACTACGCCGACGGCGAGGACACCATCCACGTGGTGCCCGACTCGCGGAACCTGCCCACGGAGTTCACCGAGAGCCGCTTCCCGTTCATCGTCGAGAAGCTCGGACTTGCAATCGATTCCGGTGGAGCCGGTCGCTACCGCGGCGGTCTCGGCTACGAGAAGCACATCCGGATGCTCAAGGACGCGAACTTCATGTCCATCGCCGACCGTTCGATCCTCGCGTGCTGGGGTGTCAAGGGCGGTAAGGCCGGCAAGCCGTTCTCCGTGACGCTCGATCCCGGCGGCCCGAACGAGCGCGAGTTCGACGCTCTCACCGACGCCGAGCCGATCAAGGCGGGGGAGACGGTGCGCATCCGCACCACCGGCGGTGGCGGCTGGGGCGACCCGCTCGATCGTCCGATCGACGAGGTGGTCCGGGACGTGTTGTGGCGCAAGGTCTCCGTCGACGGTGCCCGCGAGGATTACGGTGTGGTCCTGAAGGACACCTCGGCCGACGAGCCCGTCGCCGATGTGGAGGCCACCGAGGCGCTGCGTGCGCAGCTGCGCGCCGAGCGTGGCGACGAGGAGCCCTTCTTCGACCGCGGTCCCGGTTACGCCCGCCTGTCGGGTGGTGCCGAGTTCGCCGAGTACGACTTCATCGGCAACTGA
- a CDS encoding hydantoinase/oxoprolinase family protein — MGSRKIRVGIDTGGTFTDVVAVDDESGTIVTTKTPSTPQDPAVGFLAGIEKVLAQLGESGDAIDAVSHGTTVATNKLLEGKVGTLGFITTEGYEHVLEIARQSVPDGYGNSYFWVKPDRIVPADRVRTVRGRLAYDGSEIRPLNDDDVRAAARFFKDREILTVGVCLMHSYANPEHERRVRDILMEEYPEATVSISSEVLREYREYERSITTLVDAAVKPNIRNYVNNIANRLREFSSAEGEQRDIPFYVMKSNGGVLSAEEVVHQPITTVLSGPAAGALGAALIAGVAGVDQVLTCDGGGTSTDVTVVVGGEPALTTEGRVGVYPSKIPMIDVVTVGAGGGSIAWMTPEGTLRVGPQSAGADPGPLCYGKGGNEPTITDAHVLLGRIPPHLLGGEIPLDTELARKGVEELAHRLGLEFEACATGILEVSAWNQANALRQITVKRGLDVRDFTLVTFGGSGSLLACRLVDILGLKDVLVPLNPGNVSAFGLLTVDVRNDYVQTHVSRHDRLKIDELQTGLDALAAEAERALEGEGFGPDQRQYARSADLRYFGQAFEVRVPVGDGPITQELMDEAAERFHQAHRELYGYDFRNDPHQHVEWVNLRVSGIGPIKRPELAEIAPGTGADVALTGTREAYFDEWVTTRVYDRARLGAGDELEGPAVIEEFSSTIPVHPGFRARIDTFGNIRLSKTSDSNGATR; from the coding sequence ATGGGATCCAGGAAGATTCGGGTCGGCATCGATACCGGCGGAACATTCACGGACGTGGTCGCGGTGGACGACGAGTCCGGCACGATCGTCACCACGAAGACCCCGTCGACACCGCAGGATCCGGCCGTCGGCTTCCTCGCCGGCATCGAGAAGGTCCTCGCGCAGCTCGGCGAGTCCGGCGACGCGATCGACGCTGTCAGCCACGGCACCACCGTCGCGACCAACAAGCTCCTCGAGGGCAAGGTCGGCACCCTCGGCTTCATCACCACCGAGGGTTACGAACACGTCCTCGAGATCGCCCGCCAGTCGGTCCCCGACGGCTACGGCAACTCCTACTTCTGGGTCAAGCCCGACCGCATCGTGCCGGCCGACCGCGTCCGCACCGTCCGCGGCCGTCTCGCCTACGACGGCAGCGAGATCCGTCCCCTGAACGACGACGACGTCCGCGCCGCCGCCCGGTTCTTCAAGGACCGCGAGATCCTCACGGTCGGCGTGTGCCTCATGCACTCCTACGCCAACCCCGAGCACGAGCGCCGCGTCCGCGACATCCTCATGGAGGAGTACCCGGAGGCGACCGTGAGCATCTCGAGCGAGGTGCTGCGCGAGTACCGCGAGTACGAGCGGTCCATCACGACCCTCGTCGACGCCGCGGTCAAGCCCAACATCCGCAACTACGTCAACAACATCGCGAACCGTCTGCGCGAGTTCTCCTCCGCCGAGGGCGAGCAGCGCGACATCCCGTTCTACGTGATGAAGTCCAACGGCGGCGTGCTCTCGGCCGAGGAGGTCGTGCACCAGCCGATCACCACCGTGCTCTCCGGTCCCGCGGCCGGCGCCCTGGGCGCGGCCCTGATCGCCGGCGTCGCCGGTGTCGACCAGGTGCTGACCTGCGACGGTGGCGGCACCTCCACGGACGTCACCGTGGTCGTCGGCGGCGAGCCGGCACTCACCACGGAAGGTCGCGTGGGTGTCTACCCGTCCAAGATCCCGATGATCGACGTGGTGACCGTCGGTGCCGGTGGCGGCTCCATCGCGTGGATGACCCCCGAGGGCACCCTGCGTGTCGGCCCGCAGTCGGCGGGCGCCGATCCCGGGCCCCTGTGCTACGGCAAGGGCGGCAACGAGCCGACCATCACCGACGCTCACGTCCTGCTCGGCCGCATCCCTCCTCACCTGCTCGGTGGTGAGATCCCGCTCGACACCGAACTCGCCCGCAAGGGCGTCGAGGAGCTCGCGCACCGTCTCGGCCTCGAGTTCGAGGCGTGCGCCACGGGCATCCTCGAGGTGTCGGCCTGGAACCAGGCCAACGCACTTCGGCAGATCACCGTCAAGCGTGGTCTCGACGTCCGCGACTTCACCCTGGTGACCTTCGGTGGCTCCGGTTCGCTGCTGGCCTGCCGCCTCGTCGACATCCTCGGTCTCAAGGACGTCCTCGTGCCGCTCAATCCCGGTAACGTCTCGGCCTTCGGTCTGCTCACCGTCGACGTCCGCAACGACTACGTGCAGACGCACGTCAGCCGGCACGACCGGTTGAAGATCGACGAGCTGCAGACCGGACTCGACGCCCTCGCGGCCGAGGCCGAACGCGCCCTGGAGGGCGAGGGATTCGGTCCCGACCAGCGGCAGTACGCCCGCTCGGCGGACCTGCGCTACTTCGGCCAGGCCTTCGAGGTGCGCGTGCCGGTCGGTGACGGCCCCATCACCCAGGAGTTGATGGACGAGGCGGCCGAACGCTTCCACCAGGCCCACCGCGAGCTCTACGGCTACGACTTCCGCAACGATCCCCACCAGCACGTGGAATGGGTCAACCTCCGCGTGAGCGGAATCGGGCCCATCAAGCGACCGGAACTCGCCGAGATCGCCCCGGGCACGGGGGCGGACGTAGCCCTCACCGGCACCCGCGAGGCGTACTTCGACGAGTGGGTCACCACCCGCGTGTACGACCGCGCCCGCCTCGGCGCCGGCGACGAACTCGAAGGTCCCGCCGTGATCGAGGAATTCAGCTCGACCATTCCGGTTCACCCCGGATTCCGCGCTCGCATCGACACTTTCGGCAACATCCGCCTCAGCAAGACGTCCGACTCGAACGGAGCCACCCGATGA
- a CDS encoding SDR family oxidoreductase, giving the protein MSTTAEISRGTDLAVIGAAGKTGTAVVSALETADATPVRRVVHTARRAGDRAVDLETGAGLVDALAGCRGVYFIAPNMHPDEPALFERFLGATAEAGVDHVVYHSVAWPYTPAMPHHLDKARCEDILHASGVRWTVLQPCAYTENFASVLDGSVDALDVPYDPDAPFSFVALADVAAVAARVLVDGADVHHGATYELGGPDALSVRQLCVAAGRPVEIEQVSVPAWMERHGHGLPTETRRRLAAMFGFYDDHGFVAGSAVTAALLGRAPARVADLVSAMPSRQPAGGVGKGT; this is encoded by the coding sequence ATGTCGACGACGGCCGAGATCTCGCGCGGCACCGATCTCGCAGTGATCGGTGCCGCGGGGAAGACCGGAACGGCTGTCGTCTCGGCGCTGGAGACAGCAGACGCGACCCCCGTCCGCCGAGTGGTGCACACCGCTCGACGGGCGGGGGATCGCGCTGTCGACCTCGAGACCGGTGCCGGACTCGTCGACGCGCTGGCGGGTTGCCGCGGCGTCTACTTCATCGCCCCGAACATGCACCCCGACGAACCGGCACTGTTCGAACGGTTCCTGGGGGCAACGGCCGAGGCCGGTGTCGATCACGTCGTCTACCACTCCGTCGCCTGGCCGTACACGCCGGCGATGCCGCATCACCTCGACAAGGCCCGCTGCGAGGACATCCTGCACGCCTCCGGTGTGCGGTGGACGGTCCTCCAGCCCTGCGCGTACACGGAGAACTTCGCGTCGGTACTCGACGGATCGGTGGACGCACTCGACGTTCCCTACGACCCCGACGCGCCGTTCTCGTTCGTCGCCCTGGCGGACGTCGCCGCGGTGGCGGCCCGTGTCCTCGTCGACGGCGCGGACGTCCACCACGGCGCCACCTACGAGCTCGGGGGACCGGACGCGCTGAGTGTGCGGCAGCTGTGCGTCGCCGCAGGCCGACCGGTGGAGATCGAGCAGGTGTCCGTCCCGGCGTGGATGGAGCGTCACGGCCACGGCCTGCCCACCGAGACCCGCCGACGTCTGGCGGCGATGTTCGGGTTCTACGACGATCACGGGTTCGTCGCCGGGAGCGCCGTGACGGCGGCGCTGCTCGGCCGGGCGCCCGCCCGCGTCGCGGATCTCGTCTCGGCGATGCCGAGCCGGCAACCCGCCGGTGGTGTAGGAAAGGGAACGTGA
- a CDS encoding enoyl-CoA hydratase, which produces MTDRSADGPDAVDTLPPPVLIAVDEASGIGVLTLDRPKQRNPLSVETMREVIAGLTALAADAKVIVVRAEGPVFSAGHDLRQMIGRTLDEERAIFETCNEMMRTVQSIPQPVIASVQGTALAAGCQLVASCDLAVAATDARFGTPGVRIGLFCSTPMVAVSRAIGRKRALQMLLTGETIDAQTAADWGLVNYVVEPEALETATTELALKIASSSPATMRIGKEAFYRQIDLPQETAYAAMAETMASNAMIDDAQEGMTAFLEKRAPVWKGR; this is translated from the coding sequence GTGACGGATCGCTCTGCGGACGGCCCCGACGCCGTCGACACCCTGCCCCCGCCCGTGCTCATCGCTGTCGACGAGGCCAGCGGTATCGGGGTACTCACCCTCGACCGCCCGAAGCAGCGCAACCCGCTGTCGGTGGAGACGATGCGCGAGGTCATCGCCGGTCTGACGGCGCTCGCGGCCGATGCGAAGGTGATCGTGGTCCGCGCGGAAGGCCCGGTGTTCTCGGCCGGGCACGACCTGCGGCAGATGATCGGGCGCACGCTCGACGAGGAGCGCGCGATCTTCGAGACGTGCAACGAGATGATGCGGACGGTGCAATCGATCCCCCAACCGGTGATCGCATCGGTGCAGGGCACGGCGCTCGCGGCTGGATGCCAGCTCGTCGCGTCGTGCGATCTCGCCGTCGCCGCCACCGATGCCCGCTTCGGCACCCCCGGTGTGCGGATCGGGCTGTTCTGCTCGACACCGATGGTCGCGGTCAGCCGCGCGATCGGGCGCAAGCGGGCGCTGCAGATGCTGCTCACCGGTGAGACGATCGATGCGCAGACCGCCGCGGACTGGGGTCTGGTGAACTACGTCGTCGAGCCGGAGGCTCTGGAGACCGCGACCACCGAGCTCGCCCTGAAGATCGCAAGTTCGTCGCCCGCCACGATGCGGATCGGCAAGGAGGCGTTCTACCGCCAGATCGATCTACCGCAGGAAACGGCGTATGCCGCGATGGCGGAGACGATGGCGTCGAACGCGATGATCGACGACGCGCAGGAGGGGATGACGGCCTTCCTCGAGAAGCGGGCACCGGTCTGGAAGGGTCGCTGA